One window from the genome of Nicotiana tomentosiformis chromosome 5, ASM39032v3, whole genome shotgun sequence encodes:
- the LOC138892515 gene encoding uncharacterized protein yields MVANALSRKAETLCSLAFIPAEERPLVMVVQALANRFVRLDISKLSRVLACVIEQSSLLERIKYLQFGDPHLLVLEDLVQRGGARKMFIGDYRIIQLQGRICVPNVNGLRDLILELIARAILVVEDEEGHCWTVDEVRISETGWFNSEISYTKVEMEEHYYGLYGRIP; encoded by the exons ATGGTAGctaatgccttgagtagaaaggcggagactttgtgtagtttggcatttattcctgctgaggagaggccattagttatggttgttcaggccttggccaatagatttgtgagattggatatctcAAAGCTGAGTAGAGTTCTCGCTTGTGTTATAGAGCAATCGTCTTTGTTGGAGCGCATCAAATATCTCCAGTTTGGTGATCCACATTTGTTGGTGCTTGAGGACTTGGTTCAGCGAGGTGGCGCCAGGAAGATGTTCATTGGAGATTATCGTATTATCCAACTACAAGGCaggatttgtgttcctaatgttaaTGGTTTGAGGGATTTGATTCTTGAGCTCATAGCTCGAG CAATACTGGTGGtggaagatgaagaaggacattgttggacAGTAGATGAAGTACGAATATCTGAAACAGGGTGGTTTAACTCAGAGATTAGTTATACCAAAGTGGAAATGGAAgagcattactatggactttatgGTAGGATACCATAa
- the LOC138892514 gene encoding uncharacterized mitochondrial protein AtMg00860-like, producing the protein MSFGMSNAPYIFMDLINRVLKLFLYSFVIGSLMIFLGYSHSRYENEKHLRVVLVTLKDCQLYAIFSKCEFSLDSVAFLGHVVSSDGIKVDPKKIEVVQSFPIPTSAMEIQSFLGLACYHHRFVEGFSPIAAPLTNLSYKGVSFRLCGECEKSFQKINTTLTTTSVLTHENSYPAHDLVFAAIAHALKIWRHYLYSVPSEVYTDHCSH; encoded by the exons atgtcatttgggatgagTAATGCTCCATATatttttatggatttgattaatcGGGTGTTAAAGCTGTTTCTATATTCCTTTGTAATtggttcattgatgatatttttgggTTACTCTCATAGTAGGTATGAGAATGAGAAACACTTGAGAGTAGTACTTGTGACTTTGAAGGATTGTCAGCTTTATGCcatattttcaaagtgtgagttctcgTTGGATTCAgttgcattcttgggtcatgtggtgtctagtgatggTATAAAggttgatcctaagaagattgaggtggtTCAGAGTTTTCCTATACCTACTTCAGCTATGGAGATTCAGAGTTTCTTAGGTTTGGCATGCTACCATCATCgctttgttgagggattttcacCTATTGCAGCTCCCTTGACTAATTTGAGTTACAAAGGTGTTTCTTTTAGATTGTGTGGTgaatgtgagaagagctttcagaagatcaatACTACTTTGACCACTACttcagtgttg ACTCATGAAAATAGTTATCCAGCTCATGATTTAGTGTTTGCAGCTATTGCACATgcgcttaagatttggaggcactacttgtacaGTGTGCCAtctgaggtttatactgatcactgCAGTCATTAG